Genomic window (Daucus carota subsp. sativus chromosome 5, DH1 v3.0, whole genome shotgun sequence):
CAGTCCAAATTTGAAGAGGAAATAATCCTCGAATCCACTTGGATGTcgatcacaaaaaaaaaaaaaacttgaatgAAAATTCAATTTAATCCGGATTGGGATCAAGATGGAAATTGTAGAGTGCAAAAAACTCTGGCTTGGTGATCTAGGTTTGCCCCATGCCTGTTTTCTCAAGAATGTCTCATCTATTCTCAAAATTTTGATTCCAATGTGGATGATGTTCTTACTCCTACTTTCACACCTTTCATATGAATATATGCAGTGAAAAAAACAATAACCAGATGATATATACTGTGAAAGCAAAGCAACGCAAATAGTAGTATACAAACAAtgacaagaagaagaaaagtcGGAACAAAGCAACATTATGTGAAACAGAATATGCAAACACAACTAAAAACAAGTTGTTCCGCAATGAACCGCCAAGGAACTATAACTTATTAATGACCAACTTCAAAATTGTAACAAAAGTTCGTTTTTCTTTACTTAGGAGTCGTTTCTTAATCTTAGTTGTATTGTGTTAAGTTAGATTGTTTCTCTAAGGTCAAACATAAATCTACACTTGACTTTAACATTTGTTCCCCTTCTTGtctttcttttaagttttaacattTCTTCTTGGTCATGCATGACGCTAATCTTGTCATTAAAATATGCACGCCCCATGAGCAAACGTAGTGTGAACAATGTCACCACACCTAATCCTCCACACACACATACTCACATTCACATTtctgtttattttattattaatttattatataacaccaacattttaattaatcaataattacaGTAATTATCCAAAATTAAATAATGTATATGAAAGCTAGAGCGAGAAGAAATTACCCAACACGATAAGGATCATACGTGCCATCGACCGGAAAATCAATGACCCCGCCAGATGACTCCAACAATCTACCGTGCCTCGCCGAGTCTCTAGCCCTGAGTTGACTCAGCTCCACTCCATGACTCGTCGGAAAAGCTCTCTCCAACGTCAACGTCGCCGGAAATCCACATAACACCACCGTTGTCGTCCCCAACAACACCGCCAACAACGTTAGAGTTGCCGTGCAGCCGCCGATACTAATCCTCGGCATATATGAGtaatatttgtatgtatatgtgtgtgtaattcTGTATCTCTATGAGTAAGTATAATCAAGAAGGGCAAAAGAAAGCAATCCGAAAAGtgtagtgtatatatttgtaatatgtATACGTATGTGTTTAGGTATAGGATATGAAGATGAGATATATGTATGTAATATGTATGTTTAAGAGTTGCAAGTAATCTACGTGTATGAATAAGTAATAGAGAAATAAGGAAGAGTATGAGAAGGCAAAGCTGAAACAAGGCTTTTAAACAACCTTATTTATACACAGAGAGGGAGCAGATGGAGAAGCTtctgtgtttttactttggttATGTACAGAAACACACGCTTTTCTGtcttttataagtatttattgaaaagtaatttttatttatatatttaaataatttatgagatataataattattagtataataataaatgataaattattttgtaaaattattcttatatttttatgaaatcatATTTCAAAGTTAAACATGAGTGGCTAAAAATGGTACGAAAAGAGATTAATCGAATTATTTACTCATATACTCTtctactaaaatttatatttcgtTTTTTAATTCGAAGATTTTTCACTCAGTAAAAAATTACTTGCCGGTATTGTATACTGGTGTCCCAGAATTTGTTGGGTTTCTAAACTACCTTctgaaacaaatataataacagTCTTAAGAGATAATGTCGAAAGAGAGTGAATTGCTTCTCCTAATAGTTTCTTAGTGGGGAGTCCGCGAAATAAACGGTTAAATTACAAACAGAACTGTCTGTATAAACCTACCCGAGTTCCATATCAGTAGCCACTGTTGCATTCCCACCTGTATATGATTGATCTTGACCTGCGATTTTGAGGTTGTCTATTGTCCAGAAAGTGGACGCAGCAGTTGAGGCAACATCCGGGAAGATCCCAACTTTTTATCTTCTTATATGTTATTTCAAAATAGTTATTAATTTTCATGTATTTTTGTTAGATAATAagtttttttgaatgaaagtaaTTTATCTGACTATTGGCGTATCCTCAATACGAGTAAGTccatttctgtcaaaaaaaaaataattattattctgAATTTTTATACGTAATTTGAGATATAAAATGTTGtgtttttattcattattattcaaatatcttttcccaaacaaaatatatatactgaATTTTTATtggaaaaagataaaaaaaaataatggataaaatataatctatttaCATCTCAAATTAAATGTCAAAAATCAATACgataattgtttttgaaaagagAACACAGTTACTCAAACTTACTGAAGTAAGTGGTACACATCGTGTGAGGTTTGGATGTTTTGGCTGAATTTATGAAATAAAgcttttttttaaagttatacGGTCCCTTTTATACATGTAATGAAGCAAAGTTCATACTAgcactatatataaatatataaaatatatgttaagtATGTTTTAAAAATCGGTCGATAGATCAAAATCAGACGGATTTTGTTACAATTTTGAATCATGTTAAAAATAGTTGATGTAAAAATTGGTCTACTTAATCGATCATAAATCAGTCAGaatattcaaaatttgtaaacaatttgaggaaaaaataaattttttaaaaataattgtctatttattcaaatatattataaataatattaaatcaatGACCCGATAATTATCCGATTAGTGGCCAATTTTTTCAATTACTAGCTAATCGATTCCTTCATCAATTAGTTCTGATCCccactttttacaacactaACTCAAACTAAATTCATAAGTTTGTATATACaatgttaatatatattgtcCTAACTATTTTATTACGGTTTCGTTTTTGGAATATCAGTTATTTATCGTTCAAAACTTACTAAAAGTAGTCGACGGATCTCAccacttttcaacttttctTCCATTTTCATACTATTTTTACCGTAGAAACTCCTTTTCACACGTCAAAAATTAATGAATCTCAccacttttcaacttttctTCCATTTTCATACTATTTTTACTGTAGAAACTCCTTTTCACagataaaaattaatgaatCTCATAGTTTCatctatctttttttatattactttatatatattaacccTGTACCAAACTATATGTAAACGAATGGCCGGTTTAGTTCTAGTTGAATTTGTACTCTAAATGCTTGTGCCCGCCATCGGAGTGGTAAGAAAGTAACAAATACATGTAATGGAAAAATTATTGAGCAACCGCTTAAATTTGATaaaacggtctttctaatgtgtgtccAATGGCACACCataaacactaaattctataaaaatggcttattttgattggtggagttgatgtaaatgcagggggccattatcatttattgttcatccaccaatcaaaaagagctatttttattggagttaggaactattgtgtgcccttgggcacaccatagaaaatcccttgataaaaattattgtaattttttagttgtttttagttattattttgGTGGGCTGTTGGTCCCTGGTTTTGAAAAAAGTGGGGTCTTACCAACATCCAAATAACTGGTTCATGACTTCGTGGCTGCAattatttttcatgtaaacctTTATTGAGATgccaaaaacaaataatttaaaatgatttacTTATAGTCATCTGACAATTGTACTTTAGCAAAAGAACCAAGTGCTCAATTATTCGGATTGTAACTTTATTTTGATGGGGGCTCTTTGCTTTTCTTTAGGAAACAAAAGACAATGGTCAATGTATCTTTTTGCTTTCATTTAACAACTGAGCTCAACATAATTCAACAATTTCAATATTGATGGCAAATGCTTCCATTCAGATACATGAACATACATTGTTTTTAAATTCAAGAAATATGATAAACACTTGCTATATTTAGTTGTGTATTGATTTTATTGTaatcaataaaaacaaaatatgtgATAAAAGTCAAATTTCAGACAAGTATTGGTGAGTAAATGTGGCGCAGTGATATGTGGCTGTTGTTCATTTGTGTGATAAaatttatgttaatatatatcgtataaaatgaattatgtaattaaaaaatttataataaaaatataatataatatgatggAGACTTAATTTGATGTAAAAAGattattacacaaacaatatataatctTTTTAATCGGTTGTAACATAATGAcatatttatctattttattaaataaggaTATAGTGGGAATTCACATCCATTTTATTGGCTATTATCATCCCCAGTCCtcttttaatatttagattgacagatttttatattacaattttGAAAGTAATAAGAAATGGTAATGTGTAACTCAAAAATTGTGGTCCTAAAATAATTGCTCGAGTACAAAGGTTCAATTTTATAAAACAGAATCAAATGGATACGTCCTTGTCCATTATCAAGTACCAAATCAATTCAAGCTTGTGTTGCTGAGCAATCAAAAGTCAAATTGCTGAAATGTGCGGATTTTATGTCTTCGTTTTATATTTAACGAACCTTCTTATTGAAGTTTACTTTGTCCAGTACAATATACACAAACATGAAGACTGGGTTAATATAGCAGGTCATACTACTTGAAATTGATTTCAATAAAAAGAAGAGAGAGTATAATTTTTagctataacataaatatattatcctATCAGTTTTGCCATAATATTTAcaggaaaaaatattttaatttagttgttAGATTATAATGATACTTCAGGAATGGCTATCCCGTTTAAAATCTCAAGAATATGTATTCATTTGGTATTTTAAAGATCTCATTCACGAAATTCATTCGCGACATTCaattatgattttgaattatatttaaaaatctatcaCAATaccatgattttaaatattgagatttttttaattttataaaatgatagatattatatgattattcaTATCCAAATTCAATAAGTTTCGGGATTCATAACTAAATTCAAATTCTAAActcaatatttaaatttttttatgaagatTCATTTCGGATCAGTATGAAGAGTAGCTTTCAGAGCAAATGAATAGTACACCATCAAATATCAATATTTAGGGGCGCTTCGACGCTTGTTGAGAACGAGAATTATTTATAATGAatcaagatttaaaaaaatcgaGACAGCGTAGATGGCTAAACCTTCATACAATGATGAACCCGCTTAACCGCAAACAATCCAATTGTAACCGCAAACAATCCAATTGACTATCCAAACAGCAACTCGCAGGATTATGTTTCAGATCCTCATTAAGCATGCTTTTAACCCCCTTAAAATGTTCCCACAAGACCATTTGATAGCATCAATATCGATATGTTCCCACAAGACCATTTGATAGCATCAATATCGATTGAACAGTAATGGATCAATTACACGACTAGGTATACACAATGCAAGGGCAATTTAGAgattcaaacaatcaaaaattggTGTTAATATGAAAAATGGTGCAGAGTCAATATGAAAAATAGTATTCACGGAAATATACCAGATCAGTTTATAGCCTCTGAATCGATTGACAATGTAGTTTACAATGCAACCAAAGTTAAAAGATATATTGCTCTAGGActtcaaaattttgtaaattcacaaCTTTTTACATATGAACATGGATATAAAGAACAACAGTTTCCTCGGGGTTCCccattttgtttaaattttcaaCACCAAAAGCTGCACTTCGATCTTCTCAACTTCAACAAGATCTACAAAAACTACATCCTTTACAAAAAATCCTCACTCCAATAATCCCCTAATCAACCAGATatgtttttttcttctgaaaacAATCTAAGGGCAATAGCCGATTCAACGGCAACATAAAGAGGCTTGCACTTGGAAGCAATACAACTCACAATGCATTTAAACACTACCACAGCTCATAGAACACAAATGGAACACTAACACCAAAGTACTTAACTTGCAGCTGTTGTACACAATATACATCGCATCTGAGGGGCACCTGAAGCATCATCATCACTGGAAGCATCTTCGGCATCACCATTGTCATAGTCATAATATGATACAGCCTCTTGGGTACTGGCTGCTGGCGTTTTCTTGTCATTATAGGTATTGGCAGAGTCCATAAGGCAATTCATGTGATAAGCATGACAACAATAGAATGCAATGATAGATACATTCTGTATGGAAAAGGGATCAAAACACACGCAACACCTTCCACCTGCTCTAGTTTTTGACTTAACATCCATGCTTTTCATGTTCAGTGATCTCTCTGTCAAATGAGAAGCCCTATTGTCATCCCTTTTAGAACGTACTTCATCTTCTTCGTTGCTCATGTAGATAGCACGTCTTGCTTCTTTATAGTATTTAATTAACAGGTTAATAATATCAGCCtgaaattttttagaaaatgaaGAGTCAAGCATACATAGCTATTTGGTAAATATCCTTTGGCAAAATGGTGAGAACACATAATGCATCTTTGTAGGAGGGGATAGAGAACACCAAAAGCACCACGAAAGTACCTTAAGTATATCGTTACACCCATGTCTAAGAGAAGTTTCAGTCCTGTAGTCTGTTATTATTTTGACCAGACGATCCCTCAAACTGAAAGATGAAcagaaaaacataataaatagaACATATAGGCTATAGCAGTGTCGCTCTCATTTAAAACAAGATAAAGATCAAAGCCTTCTGACTAGCGTGCACACAGGCCACAGCACAAACATACGGATAGATATATTGCAATGCACACCAGAAGGCAAGTATCTTGGTTGCCTTAAGAGAaggataataaataaaaatatatattacctactgaatattttgtgaatatgaTAATAACAACAATACCTAAAGATGTATAGTAGTGAGAAAAGGTCAATAGGTGGGGAATAGGTCACACTAGGGCAACCAAACCACAAATGATCTTGGCGTCATAAGGCGAAGATTTTTTCCTATGTGTTACCTTGACTCTTTGATTTACCTCGAGTGCCTGGCTGTCTGTATTGGACACTCGATATGGGTATGGACACTgaacatttatttaatatttaggaCGAAACATGAAAAAAGTTCTAAAAAATTGCAAATCTTGGCTTTGGATACAAAGGAATGTTTAACACTTCCAGGCTCCTGCAAGGCTGCAACCCAGCCAGGGAACCCCATTGGATCAAAGTGGTACTCTTTCAACAGAGAAGAATGGAACTTCAGAAACATTATCTTATCCCCTAATGGAAGAGATGGTGTGCAAAgacaaacaaattaaataatGTGCGATTTCTTGTGATCAATGGAGATCAACTTTTAGTGGTGAACAATTGcaacttttttatttaaagCGCAAAACACTGGTTTTCATGTTAAAATATGTCCTCTATAGAGCGCGGcagtaggggtggcaatatccAGCCCGATACAAATTTTACCCGCAAACTACAAATTCTGGTCAGGGTTTATAGGGCTTTCGGGAGACCCAATGTGTGCGCGCGTGATCAATGGAGATCATTCTTTACTGTGTGAATATTTGCAATGCGGCCCTAAGGGCAGCATTATCCATCCCGATACAAATATAATTCACAGACAGTAGATTCTGGTCAGGGTTTATACTTATAGGCTCTTGGGTAACTAAATATTCACCCAGAAAAATCGGGTCAATTACCAGTTGATCTTGGATCAACCTGACTACCTGCAGTTTAGTTTATTGGTACAATCGTACAACCTGGAATCCGTACATATAATTTCTTTAAGAAAGGCCAGCCCATTTAAACAAGGGAACCCTTTCCCGATGCTCTTAGCCGCAAGCACCACATCTCCCTTCATTtctcaacccccccccccccccccccccccacacacacacacacaattattAACAGAAAAAGCACACAATTGACAgctcaataaaataatttaagaagCAAGATGCAGTTCAAGAAAATCACTGCAGCAAAACAGTAGTCAACTACTGCAAGAAtgaattgatatattatatCTACAATCAGTCTAACAAACTTAACAAAGACACAGGCAATATATAAAACTGAGAATAAACTCTCAAGTACACAATTGACATTGAAAATAATGAGATAaaagaaagaataaaaaaaatacgtaTTAATAAACTAACCGGGGAATCTCCAAGCCAGTAGGCACAATATTGACGATATAAAGTGGATCAAATTTGCCGACCGTATGCTCCAACAAAACACCTACCTGCCATTGGTAAAGAACAAGTTTTTAAATGTCTGCAAAGGAAAGTTTCAAACCATTAACATATagtcttgcataattataatgCAGGAATGCAGTTTTACCATTTCAGGTTTATTTATACATTGTTTGATCAATTCTTCCCAAAGTTCATCATCATGTTGCATACTCACAAAGTCAATAGCCTGCAGTTCATTATGCACAGATCAAATAcctgatatatattatataaactcaAATAACATTCAAGAATACGAAAAGTATACCTCTTCTATATCTCCTAAATCATTAATTATAACTGCAAGGGCTTGTTTGGAATTTCCCATTCTCCCAAGAATAAAAACTTGCTCCCTCACCAGACCTCTGCTAATACAGATTTCATATGCCTGAAATTGAATTTGCAGGACATAACATCAAAAGAATATACTTGTAAAGAGATTATACCATCATAGCCTGTTAAAATGCTAACCTTCTCGAGCATATAATGCTGACTACTGCGTAGAAAAGGAAGGAGCATCTTTGGATCATAGTCCGCATACAGCTCAACCTATTATAGTCAATAGGTGGAAACACAAAAATATAACGATCCATGCCATTGGGGTGCGTACATGATTGTTAGATGCATCATAAAACAAAAATCTTGTCAAGGTAGTAccaagtataaatatataatagatacAACAGGATCGAGATATATATACAGTTGCAAGAAACTATAGAGTATAAAAGCGGCTGGTTTTATTGCACAAGAATAAGGAAGCCAGCACAAATGGGAACAAGTAAGCCGATTGGTGATTAAATAGTTTGTCTTGGTGTTGTAAAGGTAATAGGGGCATTGAGACGCAAGACCCTCCTCGATTCTAGGTGATATGCGCACTGAAACTAGGTGCAGCAATTACagaagaatatataattatcattaaaaaattagttaCAAGTACCAAATATATGCATGTAAATGTAATACTCatataaaataagatataaaacTTCCCTGAGCACAAAATAAAGAAcattaacaaattatatatagatGTAGAAAGATTAGACACCAAAACTGAAAAAAGAAACTTATTTTACCACCAAATCATCATTATGCAACATAAGAATGTTTGTTGAAGATTCAGGATATAAAAGGACATGTACAGGAGAAAAACCCTCTTCCTAAAATTTCAGTGACTATCCACAAAAAGGCAACAGAAACAAGGAACCATGAATTAATAAGTACCAACttcagtgtgtgtgtgtgtgtgggggggggggggggggggggggggggggggttaatGAATGCTTTTGTGTATAACTCTGTAATGGAAATTAGCTTTTCTTAAAAAGTTGGAATGCGCGTTACTATACCCGTATCAGCAATTACTATAGCAATATGAAGTAAATATAGATAAAAGACGGCTGCATCTCTCTACTTGAGCGACATAGCTACCAAATAAGTATACTAAATGTCCACTAATATATACTACCAATCCATGTTATACATgtcaaaatatacatataaaatgatatcaAGCCTAACAGTCAATCCATGTACTATTACTTGCCTAGTTTCAGAACTgcgaaaaaaattaaaaaaatagtattaTTATCCTACATGACAACTTCTGATTCAACACCACATgaaattagtttaatattgtctTAACTTGACACGTGCATCAAGAAATTATTCTAAAAGATGTTTACAGAGCAGACAATATAACCAAGGTCACAATAGGTTTCaacttaaattataaattttatttgaggAAATGAATATCATTCAAGCTAAAACacattctttctctttttttctgCTAAATAAATCAGATTCCTAAAAAGACACAAGTTCAATCACCACATCTTGACAAAAAATAATGAGATATCTTGTATTTTAACTAAACTTCTCAAgtaaatacaatatttttaatctCTAAGTATACCTGCATATCATGGAACTCCCTCCCTGCATCAGGGTTAGCTACAAAGAGAGAATGCAAATATAGATGTAAAAAGTATCTGGAGTCGTCCTTTGCAGCCATAAGTTGTGAAACAACTTCAAATGGAGTAATTAACTCCCTGTGCTGGATCAACAACGAAACTGCTCGTTTACAATCTATTTTCATCAATTCTACAACCTGCAAAGTGGTTGAGCAATGGATAACTTGTGCAATATGTTAAATGATCCGATAAAGGATGAAAAGAATAATTGAAGtaaaaaaaaaggtttgaaTTCCATATCAATAACAAACTTTAAGCCTGAACATACCTTTTCCCGAACTGTGTCATGCAAATTATGTTTTTCAATGAACTCGAACGTATCCGGCTTCAAAAGCTGaggtattataaatttaataaatgattgaaCTGACTGATTCTGTGTATATGGAGAATATCTTCTGCTTAAATTTACATAAACATCTTTAGGATGCTTCTTGTACTGTCAAAGAACTGATGTACATGTAAAAAGAACTTACATCAGCATGAAGTGCAAAGGCTTTCTCGTATTGTGCATCAATAACATATATCTCTGCCAAAGCCTAACATGGTAAGGTACCTTAGTACAGAAAAAGTCAGAAAGACACAATAAAAACATTCACAGATTATGGTTCAACTTACTTCTTTGAGGGTATCAGTCATGGATGAAGTATTAAGCTGAGGTTCTATGGCTGAGATGACAGGCTCCACAGAATAAATTATAGGAGGCCAAGATTTAATGGTCGAGAGAAGTTCCTTATGGAATGATGGATTTGTTGCCAGAGCAACAAGAGCAACCTGAACATAACATAATAGACAGATTAGTTATGGTTgatgaaagaaaaaaataataggCACCACACGAGTTAAAAATAAACGACCTCATATGCAGTATCACGCAACCTTGGATTCTCTGTAGGTATATAAGGAACCAAAACAGGAAGCTGGCGGAGATGGGCAAAATGGAAAACCCATCTGCAATATGTATCAACTTTAAGAaacatatttcaaaatatattacagACATATAGTGACATATGGCACCTTTCCCATGCAGATGCTGAAGAACGTAACAACTTGGGGCATAATGATGCAGCTTCAGCATATTTTCTCTCCACGATCAAATGATCAAGATATCTTGAACCCACCTATAATGGATAATTAATGTCGACAACAAACATATTAATACACTTGGTACGATATTAGAATTTTGAATATGTCAGCTAGAGGTATAAGCAAAGTTTATATATACGGGAACATCCAGTAAAGAAAACACAATTCACAGATTTGGATTTCCCAGTGAAGAAAAGACATGATGCATGGATTTTTAGAACAGTAAAATCACTATTCAAGCAATGAAGTTCAGGCAACTTAAAAGTCATTAAGCCGCAGAGCTGTGATGACTGCATAAAGAAATAGGTTAAGGCTGGAACATAAATAAGCAGTTACACATTTGCAAACAACCCAGTCAACTCAAATGGTAGACCAGAATCCAGCAAGAACATTAACGCCAATGACAGATGAAAAGCTAAATGTACAGCCAAAAGTCTATATAAAATTGGGAGCTTCACTTCTCATAGTAAATGTTGGGaagttataaaatatagtatttcACCAGACACTTACGCTGATGAACCATGTCTTGACTGCCCAAACTAAAAATTGACAGATAATGCTGAACAAACAAAGTCCATAAAGACGCTGTTATAGTGTCTAGTGTCTACTAGTGAAAAGGGTGCATGACTGCATAAGTATTTAAGATTGACTGGTAACCTTTCCTGCAAAGTAATCATGTCCCTTCTCCCCAAATAAACACAACCACCACAAGAA
Coding sequences:
- the LOC108223143 gene encoding vacuolar protein sorting-associated protein 41 homolog; the protein is MSQNSSENGTDGDDERDEEEEDEDSVIEEEEEDEPRLKYQRMGGSVPALLSGDAASCIAVAERMIALGTRAGSVHILDFLGNQVKEFTSHTATVNDLCFDIEGEYIGSCSDDGSVVINSLFTDEKLKFDYHRPMKAIALDPDYARNSSRRYVAGGLAGHLYFNMKKWIGYRDQVLHSGEGPIHAVKWRTSLVAWANDVGVKVYDTASDQRITFIERPRGSPRPELLLPHLVWQDDSLLVIGWGTYVKIALIKNNQNKSTNGTYKHIQMSSMNQVDIVASFQTSYYISGIAPFGDTLVVLAYIPGEDSEREISSSIPSRQGNAQRPEVRVVTWNNDELATDALPINGFEHYKENDYSLAHAPFSGSSYAGGQWAAGDEPLYYIVSLKDVIIAKPRDAEDHIAWLLEHGWHEKALAAVEAEKGHSELLDEVGSRYLDHLIVERKYAEAASLCPKLLRSSASAWERWVFHFAHLRQLPVLVPYIPTENPRLRDTAYEVALVALATNPSFHKELLSTIKSWPPIIYSVEPVISAIEPQLNTSSMTDTLKEALAEIYVIDAQYEKAFALHADLLKPDTFEFIEKHNLHDTVREKVVELMKIDCKRAVSLLIQHRELITPFEVVSQLMAAKDDSRYFLHLYLHSLFVANPDAGREFHDMQVELYADYDPKMLLPFLRSSQHYMLEKAYEICISRGLVREQVFILGRMGNSKQALAVIINDLGDIEEAIDFVSMQHDDELWEELIKQCINKPEMVGVLLEHTVGKFDPLYIVNIVPTGLEIPRLRDRLVKIITDYRTETSLRHGCNDILKADIINLLIKYYKEARRAIYMSNEEDEVRSKRDDNRASHLTERSLNMKSMDVKSKTRAGGRCCVCFDPFSIQNVSIIAFYCCHAYHMNCLMDSANTYNDKKTPAASTQEAVSYYDYDNGDAEDASSDDDASGAPQMRCILCTTAAS